The DNA segment ATTTATGTATCTGATGCCAAGCTGAAAAAAGTTTTTGGTTTTGACAGCAAGGGAAGGCTTGTTTTTGCTATTGGAAAAAAAGGAGAGTTTAAGAAGCCTGTTGGTATCGCTGTTGATGATAACCTTGAAAGAATTTATGTGGTCGATACTTTTGACCACAGGGTAAAAGTTTACGATCTTGATGGGAATTTTATAAGAGGCTTCGGTCATAGAGGAAACAAAGCAGGTGAGTTTAACTACCCTACGAATATTGCTATTAACAGGAAGACGGGAAATATATATGTGACAGACACGCAGCTTTTTAGAGTTCAGGTTTTTACGAGTAATTTTGAACATCTTCTTACTATTGGAGGAAACGGCAATATCCCCGGAAGATTCGCAAGACCTAAAGGGATAGGTGTAGATAGCGATGGAAACATATATGTGGTCGATGCAGCTTTCTCAAACTTTCAGATTTTTTCTCCAGAAGGAGATATTCTTTACTATGTAGGAGGGGCAGGAACAAGACCTGCAAAATTCCTTTTGCCTGCCGGTATGTATATAGATGAAAAAGACAGGATATTTGTCGTTGACTCATTAAATAGAAGAATTCAGATATTTCAATACCTTAGGAGTAAAAAATGAGAAAATTTGTAGCGTTTTTTATGTTTTTATTTTGTTTGGAGATTGTGCATGCCTATCAGGGATTTGGCTGGAATATAGATCCTGAAACTGCAAAAAAAGTGGTTGCTCAGGTAGGAAATAAAAAAATAACAGAGATGGAAGTTCAAAGATATATGAAAGTTCTTCTTCCGATGAATTACTACCACAGAACATTAACTGAAGAAAAGAAAAAAGAAATCAGGAAAAAAGCTATAGATTACCTCGTTAATAGGGAACTTCTTTATTATGAAGCTAAGAAAAAAGGTATAAAAATCCCAGATAAGCAGATAGATAAGCTTATAAAAGAACTTGAGGAGAAGTATAAATCTAAGAAAAATCTTGAGAAACTTCTTAAACAAACAGGTCTGTCATTGGAACAGTTTAAAGAAGAGCTCAGAAAAAGACTTGCAATAGATAAGCTCTTAAAAGAGTATGTTTCAGTAAAAATTACCGATAAAGAGCTAAAGGAGTATTACGAAAAGAATAAATACAAATTCAAAGAACCAGAAGCATTAAAGCTCAGATATATTTACATAAAAGTAGATCCTTCTAAGCCTAAAGGAAGGCAGATAGCAAAAGAGAGGGCAGAAAAAGCCTATAAAGAGATAAAAGAAGGAAAAGATTTTGGTGATGTCGCTTACAGATATTCAGATGACCTCAGCAGAATAAAAGGTGGAGAGTTAGGATTTGTACATAAAGGCAGGTTTGAAAAGCCTGTTGAAGAAGTGATTTATAAACTGAAAGTGGGGGAGGTAAGTCCTCTTATAGAAACAGAGCTTGGTTTTCACATTGTCAAAGTAGAGGCAAAAAGAAAATCAAGAGTAG comes from the Persephonella hydrogeniphila genome and includes:
- a CDS encoding 6-bladed beta-propeller; the encoded protein is MIYRRFLFSLLIGIFSFSYGKDLLFPPPEEGGKPRLKYVGEIPPKEYEEESSFFDLILGKENLFEQQPDFLGKIYGVVAVKNFVFFTDTAHKVVYSYNLKTGSLRVIDFPIRFELPMGLAYSHKRNVIYVSDAKLKKVFGFDSKGRLVFAIGKKGEFKKPVGIAVDDNLERIYVVDTFDHRVKVYDLDGNFIRGFGHRGNKAGEFNYPTNIAINRKTGNIYVTDTQLFRVQVFTSNFEHLLTIGGNGNIPGRFARPKGIGVDSDGNIYVVDAAFSNFQIFSPEGDILYYVGGAGTRPAKFLLPAGMYIDEKDRIFVVDSLNRRIQIFQYLRSKK
- a CDS encoding peptidylprolyl isomerase, with protein sequence MRKFVAFFMFLFCLEIVHAYQGFGWNIDPETAKKVVAQVGNKKITEMEVQRYMKVLLPMNYYHRTLTEEKKKEIRKKAIDYLVNRELLYYEAKKKGIKIPDKQIDKLIKELEEKYKSKKNLEKLLKQTGLSLEQFKEELRKRLAIDKLLKEYVSVKITDKELKEYYEKNKYKFKEPEALKLRYIYIKVDPSKPKGRQIAKERAEKAYKEIKEGKDFGDVAYRYSDDLSRIKGGELGFVHKGRFEKPVEEVIYKLKVGEVSPLIETELGFHIVKVEAKRKSRVVPFEKIKEKLKKELIEKYQKERYEALLNDAKKELKVVIFDK